The following are encoded in a window of Lacinutrix sp. WUR7 genomic DNA:
- a CDS encoding NAD(P)H-hydrate dehydratase has translation MKIFSKEQIYEGDKLTAEKQKITSTDLMERAATQIFNWMHMRMQGAQVPIHVFCGIGNNGGDGLVLARHLITHGYNVKMYVINYSDTRSKDFLINYDRIKNVSKIWPLLMTDAEELPVINPDDIIVDAIFGIGLNRPVVDWVKALFQHFRASKAFTLSIDLPSGMYPDQVPEKEDDVVWSHYTLSFQTPKLIFFLPDTEKYTVQWEVLDIGIDPEYMHTTNTEYELIGKNEMLPIYKPRKKYSNKGTYGHALIIGGSYGKMGSVNLASRAALFSGAGLVTAYIPKCGYIPLQASFPEAMVITDTNEEMITNIKFDIVPNIIAFGVGVGTATKTISAFEIFLKTNKIPLVIDADGINILSKKKALLKLLPEQTVLTPHPKELERLIGKWKDDFDKLKKTKALSKKHNLIIVIKGANTITIFQDKGYVNTTGNPGLATAGTGDVLTGVITGLIAQGYEPLTASLFGVYLHGKSADIAIEDLGYQSLIASHVIETLGEAYIDLFKQPEAPKVEEEGEERQEK, from the coding sequence ATGAAAATATTTTCGAAAGAACAAATTTACGAAGGAGACAAATTAACGGCTGAAAAACAAAAGATTACATCTACAGATCTTATGGAGCGTGCGGCAACCCAAATATTTAATTGGATGCACATGCGAATGCAAGGTGCACAAGTGCCAATTCATGTTTTTTGTGGTATCGGTAATAACGGAGGTGATGGTTTAGTATTGGCTAGACATTTAATTACACATGGCTATAATGTAAAAATGTATGTTATAAATTATAGCGATACACGATCTAAAGATTTTTTAATTAATTACGACAGAATTAAAAATGTTAGTAAAATTTGGCCTTTATTAATGACAGATGCAGAAGAACTGCCTGTTATTAATCCGGACGATATTATAGTCGATGCTATTTTTGGAATTGGTTTAAACAGACCAGTTGTAGATTGGGTTAAAGCATTATTTCAGCATTTTAGAGCATCCAAGGCATTTACTTTGTCTATCGATTTACCTTCTGGTATGTATCCAGATCAAGTGCCAGAAAAGGAAGATGATGTGGTTTGGTCTCATTATACCTTGAGTTTTCAAACTCCGAAATTAATTTTCTTTTTACCAGATACAGAAAAGTATACGGTGCAATGGGAAGTTTTAGATATTGGTATAGATCCAGAATATATGCATACCACAAATACGGAGTATGAGTTAATTGGAAAAAACGAAATGCTTCCTATATATAAACCACGAAAAAAATATTCTAATAAAGGAACTTATGGCCATGCCTTAATAATAGGAGGAAGCTATGGTAAAATGGGATCGGTTAATTTAGCAAGTAGAGCTGCATTATTTTCTGGAGCTGGTTTAGTAACTGCTTATATTCCAAAGTGTGGTTACATTCCTTTACAAGCTTCCTTTCCCGAAGCAATGGTAATTACCGATACCAATGAAGAAATGATTACCAATATTAAGTTTGACATTGTACCTAACATAATTGCTTTTGGAGTAGGAGTAGGAACAGCAACTAAAACCATTTCTGCTTTTGAAATCTTTTTGAAAACGAATAAAATACCTTTGGTAATTGATGCGGACGGGATAAATATTCTTTCAAAAAAGAAAGCATTACTAAAATTATTACCGGAACAAACTGTTTTAACACCACACCCTAAAGAGTTAGAGCGTTTGATTGGAAAATGGAAAGATGATTTTGATAAATTAAAGAAAACGAAAGCATTATCTAAAAAACACAATCTTATTATTGTAATCAAAGGAGCAAACACCATTACTATCTTTCAAGATAAAGGTTATGTAAATACGACAGGAAACCCTGGATTAGCAACAGCAGGAACAGGAGATGTGCTTACCGGTGTTATTACAGGATTAATTGCGCAAGGTTATGAACCTTTAACGGCATCCCTTTTCGGAGTTTATTTACACGGAAAATCTGCAGATATCGCTATTGAAGATCTAGGATACCAAAGCTTAATTGCTAGCCATGTAATTGAAACTTTAGGCGAAGCATATATTGATTTATTTAAGCAACCAGAAGCTCCAAAAGTGGAAGAGGAAGGTGAAGAACGCCAAGAGAAATAG
- the thrA gene encoding bifunctional aspartate kinase/homoserine dehydrogenase I, with amino-acid sequence MKVLKFGGTSVGSSKNINKVISILEDYSKKDSIICVVSAVGGITDKLLKAGELANNKDQAYIKEFEAIQKAHFSIISELIPNQNKAVLSEVEKTLEGLKSLLDGIYLINELSPKTSDKLVSFGELLSSFIIAETLKSRSINAELKNSQELVVTNSNFTKAEVEYVTTNKNIKDYFNKANQKITILPGFVAKSKLGEITTLGRGGSDFTAAIIAAALQVKQLEIWTDVSGMFTANPKLVKQAFPIDQISYQEAMELSHFGAKVLYPPTVQPVLNLDIPIHIKNTLKPEDIGTVISKEVSSGKSPIKGISHISNIALLTLEGSGMIGIPGFSKRLFETLAQEKINIILSTQASSEHSICLGIDTKDADLAKETIDAAFENEISLHKIEPLIVEKDLSIIALVGDNMKNHQGVSGKMFSTLGKNNINIRAIAQGASEKNISAVIADKDVKKALNTLHERFFEENTKQLNVFITGVGNVGEKLIDQIQQQHTYLKKNLKIDVRIVGMANSKKMIFNEKGIDLNNWTSQFHHAETSSLQGFLNKVIALNLRNSIFVDITANEAVSKLYADYLKNSIAVVACNKIACSSSFENYKNLQDLSLKYNAPFLYETNVGAGLPIINTLKNLVASGDKVTSIQAVLSGSLNFVFNNFSDKRNFHDTVKQAQFEGYTEPDPRIDLSGIDVARKILILARENGGEMEIEDIKNDSFLTKENLESGSVDDFYETLITDEPHFQKLYASAKANDCQLKYVAEYNKGKAKVGLKEIPEGHPFYNLEGKDNIVMFYTERYPEQPLIVKGAGAGADVTASGLFADIIQIANK; translated from the coding sequence ATGAAAGTACTAAAATTTGGAGGAACCTCTGTAGGAAGTTCAAAAAACATAAACAAAGTGATTAGCATTTTAGAAGACTATTCTAAAAAGGACTCGATAATATGTGTAGTTTCTGCGGTTGGAGGTATTACGGATAAGTTATTAAAAGCTGGAGAACTAGCTAATAATAAAGATCAAGCATATATTAAGGAATTTGAAGCGATTCAAAAAGCACATTTCAGTATTATTTCTGAATTAATTCCGAACCAAAATAAAGCGGTTTTAAGTGAAGTTGAAAAAACGTTGGAAGGTTTAAAAAGCTTATTAGACGGGATCTATTTAATTAACGAATTATCCCCTAAAACATCCGATAAATTGGTGAGTTTTGGGGAGTTATTATCTTCTTTTATTATTGCTGAAACTTTAAAAAGTAGAAGTATTAATGCCGAACTAAAAAATAGTCAAGAGTTAGTGGTTACCAATTCTAATTTCACAAAAGCGGAAGTAGAATACGTAACAACGAACAAAAACATTAAAGATTATTTTAATAAAGCAAATCAAAAAATAACCATACTACCTGGTTTTGTTGCCAAATCAAAATTAGGAGAAATCACAACACTTGGTCGTGGTGGTTCCGATTTTACAGCTGCTATAATTGCAGCAGCTTTGCAAGTAAAACAGTTAGAAATCTGGACAGACGTTAGTGGTATGTTTACTGCTAATCCAAAATTAGTAAAACAAGCTTTTCCAATTGATCAAATTTCATATCAAGAGGCTATGGAATTATCCCATTTTGGAGCAAAAGTATTATATCCACCAACGGTACAACCTGTTTTAAATTTAGACATTCCAATTCATATTAAAAACACATTAAAACCAGAAGATATTGGTACTGTTATTTCGAAAGAGGTATCTTCAGGAAAATCACCAATTAAAGGAATAAGCCATATTAGTAATATTGCTTTACTAACCCTGGAAGGAAGTGGAATGATTGGTATTCCTGGATTTTCTAAACGTTTGTTTGAAACACTAGCACAAGAAAAAATAAACATCATATTAAGTACACAAGCTTCATCAGAACATTCTATATGCTTAGGTATAGATACCAAAGATGCTGATCTTGCAAAAGAAACTATAGATGCCGCTTTTGAAAACGAAATTTCACTACATAAAATTGAACCATTAATTGTCGAAAAAGATTTATCTATCATCGCTCTTGTTGGTGACAATATGAAAAACCATCAAGGTGTTAGCGGAAAAATGTTTAGTACACTTGGTAAAAATAATATCAATATTAGAGCAATCGCGCAAGGTGCTTCCGAAAAAAACATCTCTGCTGTAATTGCAGATAAAGATGTAAAAAAAGCATTAAACACGTTGCATGAGCGCTTTTTTGAAGAAAACACAAAACAACTTAATGTCTTTATTACTGGAGTTGGTAATGTTGGTGAAAAGCTAATTGACCAAATACAACAACAACATACATACTTAAAAAAGAATCTTAAAATTGATGTTAGAATTGTTGGAATGGCAAATTCCAAAAAAATGATTTTTAACGAAAAAGGTATCGATTTAAACAATTGGACTTCACAGTTTCATCATGCAGAAACTTCTAGTTTACAAGGTTTTTTAAACAAAGTAATTGCACTTAATTTACGTAATAGTATTTTTGTAGATATTACAGCAAACGAAGCGGTTTCTAAACTTTATGCAGACTATTTAAAAAATAGTATTGCGGTAGTTGCATGTAATAAAATTGCATGTTCTAGTAGCTTTGAAAATTATAAAAATCTTCAAGATTTATCTCTTAAATACAATGCTCCTTTTTTATACGAAACAAATGTTGGTGCAGGATTACCAATCATAAATACCTTAAAAAACTTAGTAGCTTCGGGAGATAAAGTAACCAGTATTCAAGCGGTTTTATCTGGAAGTTTAAATTTTGTATTTAATAACTTTAGCGATAAAAGAAACTTTCATGACACGGTAAAGCAAGCACAATTTGAAGGCTATACAGAACCAGACCCTAGAATTGATTTAAGCGGAATTGATGTAGCCAGAAAAATATTAATTCTTGCTCGTGAGAATGGTGGAGAAATGGAAATTGAAGATATTAAAAACGATTCCTTTTTAACCAAAGAAAACTTAGAAAGCGGATCTGTTGACGATTTTTACGAAACACTAATAACAGACGAACCTCATTTTCAAAAACTATATGCTTCCGCGAAAGCGAATGACTGTCAGTTAAAATATGTTGCAGAATATAATAAAGGAAAAGCAAAAGTTGGTTTAAAGGAAATTCCGGAAGGACATCCTTTTTATAACTTAGAAGGAAAAGATAATATCGTGATGTTTTATACCGAACGCTATCCAGAACAACCATTAATCGTTAAAGGTGCTGGAGCTGGAGCAGATGTTACTGCCTCTGGTTTATTTGCAGATATTATTCAAATTGCTAATAAATAA
- a CDS encoding homoserine kinase, translated as MNQIKIFSPATVANVSCGFDVLGFCLDTVGDEMIIKKTVEKGIKITKIEGFDLPLETKKNVAGVAALAIYNDANPDCGFEIEIYKKIKPGSGIGSSSASASGAVFAINELLDKPYNKTQLSNFAMKGEAVASGSEHADNIAPGIFGGFTLVKSNQPLQILELPTPSNLYATLIHPQIEVKTSEARSILPKNVPMQDAITQWSNVGSLVHALHTNDYNLLGDSLQDVIVEPYRSKLIPHYDEVKEAAINNGALGCGISGSGPSIFSLSEGIETAKKVEKAIQEVYGTTGIEFYTFTSKINAEGIKVLSSEQ; from the coding sequence ATGAATCAAATAAAAATATTTTCACCTGCAACCGTAGCAAACGTTTCTTGCGGATTTGATGTACTAGGCTTTTGCTTAGATACTGTTGGCGATGAAATGATTATAAAAAAAACGGTAGAAAAAGGAATCAAAATAACCAAAATCGAAGGTTTTGATTTACCATTAGAAACTAAAAAAAATGTTGCAGGAGTTGCTGCATTAGCGATATATAATGATGCTAATCCAGATTGCGGATTTGAAATTGAAATCTACAAAAAAATCAAACCTGGAAGTGGTATTGGTAGTAGTTCTGCTAGTGCTTCCGGTGCTGTTTTTGCTATCAATGAATTGTTGGACAAACCTTATAATAAAACACAACTTTCTAACTTTGCCATGAAAGGCGAAGCGGTTGCAAGTGGTAGCGAACATGCAGATAATATTGCTCCTGGGATTTTTGGTGGTTTTACTTTAGTGAAGAGTAATCAACCTTTACAAATACTAGAATTACCTACGCCGTCTAATTTATATGCGACTTTAATTCATCCGCAAATAGAAGTTAAAACATCTGAAGCTAGAAGTATTTTACCAAAAAATGTACCCATGCAAGATGCCATTACACAATGGTCTAATGTTGGTAGTTTGGTACATGCTTTACACACCAACGACTATAATTTACTAGGAGATTCGTTACAAGATGTTATTGTAGAACCTTATAGAAGCAAACTTATTCCGCATTATGATGAAGTAAAAGAAGCCGCTATTAATAATGGCGCTTTAGGTTGTGGAATTTCTGGTTCCGGACCTTCTATTTTTTCTTTATCGGAAGGCATAGAAACTGCGAAAAAAGTTGAGAAAGCGATACAAGAAGTATATGGTACCACAGGAATTGAATTTTATACATTCACTTCTAAAATTAATGCAGAAGGAATTAAGGTATTAAGCAGTGAGCAGTGA
- the thrC gene encoding threonine synthase, protein MNYYSLNHKAPNTSFKDAVIKGLAPDRGLYFPESITPLPQSFFDNIDNLSNSEIAFTAIKQFVSPEIPEDVLKTIVEETLSFDFPVVQLNDHISTLELFHGPTMAFKDVGARFMARCLGYFNQDNTNEVTVLVATSGDTGGAVANGFLGVKGVNVVILYPSGKVSDIQEMQLTTLGQNIRALEVDGVFDDCQDMVKRAFLDEELTSKMQLTSANSINVARWLPQLFYFMFAYKQLHKTHKDIVFSVPSGNFGNVCAGMMAQQLGLPIKHFIASNNQNNVVTNYLQTEEYNPKASVQTISNAMDVGNPSNFIRIQEIYKNNFDSLKDNLSSYSFSDAATKEAMLEIYNNYNYVADPHGAVGYLGCKAYLKENPNAHTVFLETAHPTKFLDVVEEVIPQKQELPEQIQAVMGKTKVATKIGSYEGLKSFLLKG, encoded by the coding sequence ATGAATTACTACAGTTTAAACCATAAAGCACCAAACACATCCTTTAAAGATGCAGTTATAAAAGGATTAGCTCCAGATAGAGGATTATATTTCCCGGAAAGCATTACCCCTTTACCACAATCTTTTTTTGATAATATTGACAACTTATCCAATTCTGAAATAGCATTTACAGCAATAAAACAATTTGTATCTCCTGAAATTCCGGAAGACGTTTTAAAAACAATAGTAGAAGAAACACTTTCTTTTGATTTTCCTGTAGTACAATTAAACGATCATATTTCTACATTAGAATTATTTCATGGACCAACCATGGCTTTTAAAGATGTTGGCGCTCGTTTTATGGCTAGATGTCTAGGTTATTTCAACCAAGATAACACCAACGAAGTAACAGTTTTAGTTGCCACTTCTGGTGACACTGGAGGCGCTGTTGCAAACGGTTTTTTAGGTGTTAAAGGTGTGAATGTAGTCATTTTATATCCTTCCGGAAAAGTAAGTGATATACAAGAAATGCAACTTACAACCCTTGGACAAAACATTAGAGCTTTAGAAGTAGATGGTGTTTTCGACGATTGTCAAGACATGGTAAAACGTGCTTTTTTAGATGAAGAACTAACTAGTAAAATGCAATTAACTTCAGCTAACTCGATTAATGTTGCACGTTGGTTACCACAACTTTTCTACTTTATGTTTGCCTATAAGCAATTGCATAAAACACATAAAGACATCGTTTTTTCTGTACCTAGTGGAAACTTTGGTAATGTTTGCGCTGGAATGATGGCACAACAATTAGGTTTACCTATAAAACATTTTATTGCTTCTAATAACCAAAATAATGTAGTTACTAATTATTTACAAACGGAAGAATACAACCCAAAAGCATCTGTACAAACTATTAGTAATGCAATGGATGTTGGTAATCCGAGTAACTTTATTCGTATTCAAGAAATCTATAAAAATAATTTCGATAGTTTAAAAGACAATCTTTCTTCTTACAGTTTTTCTGATGCAGCAACTAAAGAAGCGATGTTAGAAATTTATAACAATTATAACTATGTTGCAGATCCGCATGGCGCTGTTGGTTATTTAGGTTGTAAAGCATATTTAAAGGAAAATCCGAATGCACATACTGTATTTTTAGAAACAGCACATCCAACTAAATTTTTAGATGTGGTGGAAGAAGTTATCCCTCAAAAGCAAGAATTACCAGAACAAATTCAGGCGGTAATGGGTAAAACAAAAGTAGCCACCAAAATTGGCAGCTACGAAGGTTTAAAATCTTTCTTATTAAAAGGCTAA
- a CDS encoding SDR family oxidoreductase, producing the protein MENILVAGANGTTGKKIVQLLNESQYFNPIAMVRKEEQQTYFTAKNIDTVLGDLEEDVSHVFKDSKSIDKVLFAAGSGGKKVIEVDQEGAKRLIDASNKNGVKKFVMLSSMGADQPEKAEQLQDYLKAKHNADVYLKSSGLNYAIVRPGALTNGELTNAIALEEKLHTRGEISRNDVAQTLVQTLNDDVANNVTFEIIKGHTQIGEALNKMSFVKA; encoded by the coding sequence ATGGAAAACATTTTAGTAGCAGGTGCCAATGGCACTACAGGAAAAAAAATAGTTCAACTTTTAAACGAATCTCAATATTTTAACCCGATAGCAATGGTTAGAAAAGAGGAACAACAAACGTATTTTACAGCAAAAAATATAGATACGGTTTTAGGGGATTTAGAAGAAGATGTTTCTCATGTATTTAAGGATTCTAAAAGTATAGATAAAGTATTATTTGCTGCTGGTTCTGGTGGTAAGAAAGTAATTGAAGTAGATCAAGAAGGAGCAAAGCGATTAATAGATGCATCTAATAAAAACGGAGTAAAAAAGTTTGTGATGCTAAGTTCTATGGGAGCAGACCAACCAGAAAAAGCAGAACAGCTTCAAGACTATTTAAAAGCAAAACATAATGCCGATGTATACCTGAAATCTAGCGGATTAAATTATGCAATTGTTAGACCAGGTGCATTAACAAACGGCGAATTAACGAATGCAATAGCGTTGGAAGAAAAATTACATACCAGAGGAGAGATAAGTAGAAATGATGTTGCACAAACATTAGTACAAACACTTAATGATGACGTTGCAAATAATGTCACTTTTGAAATCATAAAAGGCCACACACAAATTGGTGAAGCCTTAAATAAAATGTCTTTTGTTAAAGCGTAA
- a CDS encoding DUF1853 family protein, protein MKDITLQYLGFLNTPNLWLNTSGFKMQQWNLSNTVTDFSTSENHKLRLGKLVERFVSQQLKQDDTVSILVENIQIQKDKITIGEIDCLLKKDEQPIHLEIVYKFYLYDETVGTTEVDHWIGPNRKDSLVQKLAKLEEKQLPLLYHNCTKPVLEKLDLQVEEIQQQVCFKAQLFVPFKNQNIPFKSINASCVKGFYITQKELQQFADCTFFIPEKRDWLIDIPTHNLWQSYHTFLEALKPVLNQEKAPLCWIKKPNGKTEKCFVVWW, encoded by the coding sequence ATGAAAGACATAACATTACAATATTTAGGTTTTCTTAATACTCCGAATTTGTGGTTAAATACTTCCGGTTTTAAAATGCAACAATGGAACCTTTCCAATACCGTTACTGATTTTAGCACTTCCGAAAATCATAAATTACGACTTGGTAAATTAGTCGAACGTTTTGTTAGTCAGCAATTAAAACAAGACGATACCGTTTCTATTTTAGTCGAAAATATTCAGATACAAAAAGATAAAATTACTATTGGTGAAATAGATTGTCTTCTTAAAAAGGACGAACAACCTATTCATTTAGAAATAGTCTATAAATTTTATTTGTACGACGAAACGGTTGGCACTACTGAAGTTGACCATTGGATTGGTCCGAATAGAAAAGATAGTCTTGTCCAAAAATTAGCCAAGCTAGAAGAAAAGCAATTACCGCTACTCTATCATAATTGCACAAAACCTGTACTAGAAAAATTAGATTTACAAGTCGAAGAAATACAACAACAAGTATGTTTTAAAGCACAACTATTTGTTCCTTTTAAAAACCAAAACATTCCTTTTAAATCGATTAACGCTTCTTGTGTTAAAGGTTTTTATATTACCCAAAAGGAACTTCAACAATTTGCAGATTGTACCTTCTTTATTCCTGAAAAACGAGATTGGCTAATCGATATTCCAACACATAATCTCTGGCAATCTTACCACACTTTTTTGGAAGCATTAAAACCGGTTTTAAATCAAGAAAAAGCACCCTTATGTTGGATAAAAAAACCAAATGGTAAAACCGAAAAATGCTTTGTTGTTTGGTGGTAA
- a CDS encoding potassium/proton antiporter — MNLTIENILLVGSLLLLISIFAGKTSYKFGVPTLLLFLGIGMLAGSDGIGGIRFDDPKLAQFIGIVSLNFILFSGGLDTNWKAVKPILREGIALSTLGVLLTAVSLGTFVWFVTDFTIYESLLLGSIVSSTDAAAVFSILRSKSLALRTNLRPTLELESGSNDPMAYVLTLAFLSLVINQDKSFLSIIPLFLQQMIFGGILGITFGVASKYIINKIKLDFEGLYPVLVIALMFITFSATDFVGGNGFLSIYICAVYLGNQDLIHKKTILKMFDGLAWLMQIVLFLTLGLLVFPSEIIPYMGIGLLISLFLILVARPIGVFISLMFFKMKMKRRFYISWVGLRGAVPIVFATYPLLAGIDKAHMIFNIVFFISVTSILIQGTTLSIVAKWLGVGLPETQKKFTDTDLLLTENPKAEMKELIISKECFAVDKKIIELGFPKNAIIAMIKRGESYIIPNGLTIVEVNDTLIVLADRPEVFDEVHKTLTK, encoded by the coding sequence ATGAATTTAACGATTGAAAATATACTATTAGTTGGTTCTTTATTACTTCTTATCAGTATTTTTGCAGGAAAAACTTCCTATAAGTTTGGTGTTCCTACTTTATTACTGTTTTTAGGAATTGGAATGCTAGCAGGATCCGACGGTATTGGAGGTATTCGCTTTGACGACCCTAAACTTGCGCAATTTATTGGTATTGTATCTCTAAATTTTATCTTATTTTCTGGAGGACTCGACACCAATTGGAAAGCTGTAAAACCTATTCTTCGAGAAGGAATTGCATTATCCACATTAGGGGTATTATTAACCGCAGTTTCTCTTGGTACTTTTGTATGGTTTGTTACCGATTTCACCATTTATGAAAGTCTTTTATTAGGTTCCATTGTATCTTCTACAGATGCAGCAGCTGTATTTTCCATTCTTCGTTCTAAAAGTCTTGCACTAAGAACCAATTTAAGACCCACTTTAGAGTTAGAAAGCGGAAGTAATGACCCAATGGCTTATGTACTTACTTTAGCCTTTTTATCCTTAGTTATTAATCAAGACAAAAGTTTTCTATCTATTATTCCATTGTTTTTACAACAAATGATTTTTGGTGGTATTCTAGGGATAACCTTTGGCGTTGCTAGTAAATATATAATCAATAAAATAAAACTAGACTTTGAAGGGCTGTATCCTGTTTTAGTCATTGCCTTAATGTTTATCACTTTTTCCGCAACCGATTTTGTAGGAGGAAATGGATTTCTTTCCATTTATATCTGTGCTGTTTATTTAGGAAATCAAGACCTAATCCACAAAAAAACAATCCTAAAAATGTTTGATGGTTTGGCGTGGCTCATGCAAATTGTGCTATTCCTTACACTTGGATTACTCGTTTTTCCTTCTGAAATCATTCCATATATGGGTATCGGGTTACTTATTTCTTTATTCTTAATACTTGTTGCCAGACCAATAGGTGTATTTATTAGTCTTATGTTTTTTAAAATGAAAATGAAAAGAAGGTTTTACATTTCGTGGGTTGGTTTACGTGGTGCGGTTCCAATTGTGTTTGCTACCTATCCCCTTTTAGCCGGAATAGACAAAGCGCACATGATTTTTAATATTGTGTTTTTCATTTCTGTTACTTCTATTTTAATTCAAGGAACCACACTTTCTATTGTTGCAAAATGGTTAGGTGTAGGATTACCAGAGACACAAAAGAAATTTACAGATACCGATTTGCTTCTAACGGAAAACCCTAAAGCAGAAATGAAAGAGCTTATCATATCTAAAGAATGCTTTGCGGTAGATAAGAAAATTATAGAATTAGGCTTTCCTAAAAATGCCATAATAGCAATGATTAAAAGAGGCGAAAGTTATATCATTCCAAACGGCTTAACAATTGTAGAAGTTAATGACACCTTAATTGTACTAGCCGACAGACCAGAAGTTTTTGACGAAGTACACAAAACACTTACCAAATAA
- a CDS encoding dipeptidase yields the protein MRYFIILLLVLSACKSKPDKELETKTFEEIHKEAIVVDTHNDILMKTTDLGMIMDQDLTGQAHSDLNRWKKGGLDVQLFSVYSDGAIENAYALANRQMDSLDAVIARNPNKITKASNTNAILKAVNENKIAAMFGVEGGHMMENDLNKLEALYKRGARYLTLTHNVAPSWATSAADETSNPNLTPKGLTDFGIQVVKKMNALGMLIDVSHSGDQTFWDVIKITNKPIIASHSSVYSLVPNRRNLKDDQIRAIAKNKGVIQVNFHPGFIDPSFGEKDAAFFKKHTIEKDSLVNSGMDPWYTMDYLYKKYPAEANLLRPPLSTLIDHIDYIVKLVGADYVGLGSDFDGINLTPLPLDDVTTYPLITKALVEKGYSEKDIVKILGGNFLRVLKANESNN from the coding sequence ATGAGATATTTTATAATTCTATTACTCGTTTTATCTGCTTGTAAATCTAAGCCAGATAAAGAATTAGAAACAAAAACATTTGAAGAAATTCATAAAGAAGCCATTGTCGTAGACACCCACAATGATATCTTAATGAAAACGACAGATCTAGGAATGATCATGGATCAAGATTTAACCGGACAAGCACATTCCGATTTGAACCGTTGGAAAAAAGGCGGTTTGGATGTGCAATTATTTTCGGTCTATAGTGACGGAGCGATTGAAAACGCATACGCTTTAGCCAATAGACAAATGGATAGTCTAGATGCCGTAATTGCGCGTAACCCAAATAAGATTACTAAAGCCTCCAACACGAATGCTATTTTAAAAGCTGTAAATGAAAATAAAATTGCAGCAATGTTTGGTGTAGAAGGTGGTCATATGATGGAAAATGACCTAAATAAGTTAGAAGCACTCTATAAACGTGGTGCAAGATATCTAACGCTAACGCATAATGTTGCTCCTTCTTGGGCTACAAGTGCTGCTGATGAAACAAGCAATCCGAATCTCACCCCAAAAGGCCTAACCGATTTTGGAATACAAGTCGTAAAAAAAATGAATGCATTGGGAATGCTAATAGATGTTAGTCACTCTGGCGATCAAACATTTTGGGATGTAATTAAAATTACTAACAAACCAATAATAGCGTCACATAGTTCGGTCTATAGTCTGGTACCTAATCGTAGAAATTTAAAAGATGATCAAATACGTGCCATTGCTAAAAATAAAGGTGTCATTCAGGTGAATTTTCATCCTGGTTTTATTGACCCTAGTTTTGGTGAAAAGGATGCGGCTTTTTTTAAGAAACACACTATAGAAAAAGATTCCTTAGTAAATAGCGGAATGGATCCATGGTATACGATGGATTATTTGTACAAAAAATATCCAGCAGAAGCGAACTTATTAAGACCACCATTATCTACGTTGATAGATCACATAGATTATATTGTTAAACTGGTAGGTGCAGATTATGTAGGTTTAGGATCGGACTTTGATGGCATCAACCTTACTCCACTTCCATTAGATGATGTTACAACCTATCCTTTAATAACAAAGGCATTAGTAGAAAAAGGATATAGTGAAAAAGATATTGTAAAAATTCTTGGCGGTAATTTCTTAAGAGTTTTAAAAGCAAATGAATCCAATAACTAA